The genomic segment ATATCCCTTTGATGAATTTTCCCCAGTCCCCAACCCCCAGCTAACAAccattcttttcaattttttatgcAGATTTAAATTggactgtttttcattttattattgaaagCATTCTTTATGAATTCTGGGTGTAAGTCCCTTGTGAGACAAATATATTGTGAATATCTTCTTCTCCTAGACtggtttgtctttttattttcttaattgatattGGATGAGCAGTTTTCAATTCGATAAAGCTGAATATATACTTTTGTTCTTAGGAAACATAGTGGTCCCTGACTCCTGCAAGGTTACCATATTGATTCTAAACTCAAGGAGGACACATAGTAGATCTGCACAGCACACTGTAGTCCAGCAGTCCTGGACTCAAGtcatccttctacctcagcctccagattagctgatactacaggcatgtgctgccatgccaggcttaatttgtactttttattGGTTAATTTCTATTGTGTCTTCCCCAAAGTAATAATGATAGTTCCTCCCCTACATTTCATTctcaaaatgtacatttttttcttgtttgcttagACCTATGATTTAGCTCAAGTAACTTTTATATATGGTGTGAGGTAAGATTATTTCTAGCATATGGATAACAACTTGCTCTAGCAAGGCTttttgaaagttttctttgtCCCATTACAGTCTCATggcctttttattgaaaattgattaacatttctagttttgtttgtaTATTCAGTAACTTATTTGTCTTTTTCATTGTGTCTTATTATATCTTTtgatatttatatctttaaagtAACCCTTGAAATCAGACAGTGTGTCTTCCGCCTTTGTCATTTTTGTCTGTGTCCTAAGACAATATCAGTTACAGGGCAAAGGCTCTCACCTTAAATTAAATGCTGACACCTTTAATACAactcctcatgttatggtgattccccaaccacaaaattgtctttgtttctattttgcaaCTACTATTTTCTTACTTtgatgaatcgtaatgtaaatatctgatatgcaggatatctaatatgcaacccctgtgaaggGGTCACTGGGCCCCCAAAAGGGTCAGGACTCACGGGCTGAAAGCTGCGGCTGTAAAGCCTGTTTCATTCAGTTCCCTCAAAAAATTCCATGTGTATCAGCTGACAAAAGCTGGTCTCTTCAACTCAGTGAGCCTGGTATAGTCAGTTTGATGCCCACGTTCCAGCACCACAATCCAAAAGGTGATATGAATGCAAGTGTCTCCAGGTGTGTTTCCTACCTGTCAAGGAGCATTCATTCCTTTGCTTCAATGCTTAAAACAGTTGTATCATGGATTTTGTGCATTTTTTGAGGGGAAGATAAGtctacaaatatgtatatttgttaCAACATGGCTCAAGGCAGAATGTTCTTTACATTCATGTTAAACTGTGGTCCTTTCCAAACTGCCACCATTTAAAGACAGGAAAATTAAGGAAGAACTCTGAATGACTTCCAAGTAGGCATTAGCAACCCCACCAACTCTCTCACttataacaagaagaaaaaatgaaaatagacatcTAACATTAATTGAAGGAAAAATATACATGAGAAGAACCATCATTCTGCCCTTTGCAACTGTTAAGCAGTCAAGATGTGACTTCTCTGactaaaaaatgaaattctaaatTTTATCCAATTTAAATCTAGGCTACTGACTGTCAAGAGGAGACCACATAGAGGttggagaaataaaaacagtaatgtgcaagacagatggctcagtagttaagaacactggtttttcattcagaggaccagaattcaattcctagcatgcACATGGTCGGTCACAATGTTCTGCAACTGCAGTCCAGGAAATCTTTCACCTTCTCTTCTGGCATCTGAAGACATTGCACACATATGACACAAAGTCAAacagacatacaagcaaaatacccacatacataaaccAAGAAATGGATTTTGAAATCAGCTTACTTTCAAAGTAAGTTTAAATGGTGGTACCCTGCAAAGGTAGAAAATTTGGGGCTAAAGAggtggctcggcagttaagagcactgactgctcttccaaaggttctaagttcaattcccagcaaccacatggtggtttacaaccatctgtaatgggatctgatgccctcttctggtgtgtctgaagacagctacagtgtacttacatataataaataaataaatcataaaaaatttTACTCCTAGAAGACATGAGTTATTAAATAAAAGTCGCAGCTCCAGGCATGGGATACATCCCTATGAGGCTCCAGAGATCTCCCAAACAACACAGGCTATTACCATTGCTTTTGGTTACTGTGacagtttgaataagaatggacttcatagactcatatttgaatgcttaggaaGTGgccttaggaggtgtggccatgttgaaggaagtgtgtcactggagtgagctttgaggtttcagatgctcaagccaggccctgtctctgtctctctgtctgtctctatctctctctctctgtgtctctctgtctctgtctctgtctctgtctctgtctctctctctcccttcccccgcCCCTCTGCTGATCCAAATGCAGAACTCTTagttacctctccagcactatgtctgcctatgTACTGTCACGTTTCCCCCCATGactataatggactaaacctagGAAAATATAAGTCAacatcaatgaaatgttttcctttataagagttgcatggCTGtgctgtctcttcagagcaataagaCTAAGAGAGTTTTACTTGCTGTAACAGGTTtataagaccctgttgctgagaACACACACTTTGGGTACAGGTTATGgagaaattaatattaaattgaCAAGAAAAATTCCTTCCTACCAGCTAGCTTCCATAGTTCTATAATGTTCTATGTaggctgctgagagagaaaagaaatcaatggTCATATCTAGCATTTGTTCCTGAATTGTAGAATACCAGCCTTAAAGGGAAGATGTACTCTCTAGTACAATAGTCACATGACTGCTCTCAGAGTAACTGATCTAATTCTATTTTGATTTGAGACCTGCACCACTGGAAGGAATTTATGCCTGATAATATCATCGTGCTCAAAAGTCAATAGCTGTCATAGGAGTTAAGGACACTACAAGCAAACTCACAGAAACAGCTAACCAGGTCTCATAGTGGCTCATATAGACTGAATGGACAACCAGGGAGTAAGCATGGGACTGACCttggccctctgcatatatgttacagtgGTGTAGTTTGCtcttcttgtgagactcctagcagtgagaACTGgtgatgtctctgactcttgttgCATGTTTTTGGGACCATTTTCCTCTTACGGGGTTGCCTTGACCAACCTTAATACGAGGGCAGGTACCTcttcctactgcaacttgatatgccatgtttgtttGATATTCATGGGATGCCTGCCGTTtactgaagagaaatggaagagaagtggGTGGGGTAGAGAGGGGAGGTGCAGGGTTGGAGAGACTGAGAAAAGAGGGGGACTGTTGTCTGGATGTAAAGAAAAAGTACAGGgctgtggtgggtgggtgggggctggaAGCAGaactgagcagttaagagcacttgttcttaacAAGGACATTGATTTGGTTCAAAGTATACACAGTAGCTAACAATCACCCCCAATTCTAGTTCCAGAGACCCAattccttcttctgacctctatgtgcaccaggcatgcatgtggtacatgtatacaaagcaaagcattcatacacataaattttaaaaaaatgttttaagaccCCATAACTGAGGAGGTTACAGCCTAAATGTGGAACCTATTACTGTTATTTTGCTGACTAGTTATGTTGGttggagaagtttctttgtgcaatGGGCAGCAGTCAATACAGAGATTCATGAGTAGTCAAAacactgagaataagtgactgtgtGTACTCATCCATTAATGAGATCTTTATCAATCACTCAATCCTCCCTTGTCCCAGCCCAAGATGCAAGGAACATCActcaaggaagaggaagcagaaagaatgtaagagccagaggatggggaggagtgtTGTGGATCTAATAATGACATAGCTATTGTACTAACGAATTCACAGCAGTCATAGATACCTGTGTAAGACCTAAATAAGGTAAGCCACCAAAATTTAATCACAGATGGGGAAGGGGCTCACAAGGTCCCACCTCTAAGAACAAAGAAATCATTGGCATTTGTAAGCTACTGGAGAATAATTCTTTGGGTGTGTAGTCACTGGTAGATTGCCCATGCTCTACTGAATAGCCCCACatccatgcacatgtatgcagcactaatgacttttttttaaagaagagggtGTGAAATTGGGACAGGAACACAACAGTGATATGGGAATAGTTGGAGGAAGAAAATTAGGGCTGTATATAATCATATTTCACTGTTTGcacatatgaaattctccaaGAGTTGAGATGTAGGACTCAAAGTTGGAATGGGTCAAGACTGTGCATGATATGACTGAAGCATGGCTGTGAACTTGGGGAAAATGGCAAACAGAGTTCATTGTTCTGAATAGTGTTATGCTTGAATAGTCCCAGGCCCCAAGAATGTGAACGTACTTGGAAGTAGAATTTTTGAGAACATGATTACTTAAGATGAAATCATAATGGGTTCAAATTGCATCTTAAATAGAATGAACACCATGTGAGAACAAACAAGAGAGGAGAGTATGGGGTGATGGCAGTGGAGATCAGAGCAGTATGTCTATAAATAGAATGAGGCTGGTCAACACATGAAGCTGGAGAGAGGTATGGAACAAATCAGCTTCAGGAATAAAACAGTATTTGGATTCCTCTAGTAGCTTGACTTTGGACCTCTGGCTTCTAGAACTGAGACAGAAAATTTCTTTTGTCATAAATAACTGagtttataacattttattttcacagcCCAAGGAAAAGCACACATTGCTTGGGCACAGCTCTACCAGGCCTGGCTAACCCTAGAGCTGACCCTGTGACACCCTCTACCTGCCTCTCTCTATTGAGCTTTGTTGAGGAAGAAATACCCTATGTCAGTGCTCCTTTGCGTGAACTAGGAGTTTGGAGGAATCTCCAGGCAAAGCTAAAAGCCTCCCTCCTGGACTCAACATCTGGATTACTTGGAATTTGTTGCAGTACTCATGTTTCTAGAATCatttaattcaataaataattagatttcatttgtttgttttgttttgtaagacagggtttctctgtttaaaagcTCTGGCTGGCCAGGCACTTGCTTTATacattaggctggccttgaactcacagagatctacctgcctctgcctcccaagtactgggattacaggagtatgCCACCGTATCTAgtttaattcaataaatatttaaagaaggaAGATTATAATTAATTCTTGGTAAAACTGAAACTTAAAAAGTATCCTGGCCATTTCTATTAACAATATACTTATCTTAAACCTAGAAAATCCATGTTTGGAAGATTATTTCAAAGAATTGGCATTCCTGTATTTAAAGACATCTATTTTTCTGTAgtgtccaaaacaaaaaaacaaaaaaacaatggaaagtgTAAAGAAGGGACACAGGGACCggcagaaagacaaacaaacagaaacagataaaGAATTACATATGCATCAAGAAGGTAGATAAGTGGCTAAATACTTACAGAAAATTTCCAACATATAATAACATTCAGCCAGTCAATAATTTTATGAAGAGGTAAGTAAGATGACTTAGGAATATGTCTGTAAActtttttaattgtaatttttattgGAAAACAAATATACAACTTGGAATGAATTTGAGGCAAATTGTGCCATAAGCAGATTTTCTTTTAGTGGctaaacaaagtttaaaaagcaagtaacaataaaagaaaatgtttctggtACAATACCAAAAGTACAAAAACATGGTGTCCAAGTACCTGGATAAAACACGCATTTTGCAATAGTgcaactttttttattagatattttctttatttacatttcaaatgttcttgtttttcctgGCTTCTGCTCCGGAAACccacctattccctcccccctccccttgctctccagcccaccctctccaatttcctggccctggcattcccctaaactgggacatagaaccttcacaggaccaagggcctctcctcccattgatgactgactaggccaccctctgctacatatgcagctggagccatgagtcccaccatgtgtactctttggttggtggtttagtccctgggagctctgagggtactagttagttcatattgttgttcctcctatggggttgcaaaccccttcatctccttcagttctttctctagccccttcattggggaccctgtgctcagtccaatggatggttgtgactgtatttgtcaggcactggcaaagcctctcaggagacacttaTATCGTGCTCCTGGCAGCAATCACttgttggcacccacaatagtatctgggtttggtgactgtatatgggatggatacccaggtgggggcagtctctggattgtcattcattcagtctcttcttcatactttgtctctgtcactccttccatggctattttgttcccccttctaagaaggatcaaagcatccacactttggtcttccttcttcttgagtttcttgtggtttgaggattgtattttgggtattctgagctactgagctaatatccacttatcagagagtgcatgccatgtgtgttcttttgtgattgggttaactcactcaggatgatatcctccaaatccatccttttgcctaagaattacagaaattcattgtttttaacagctgagtagtactccattgtgtagatgtaccatattttctgtatccattcttctattgagggacatctgggttctttccagctcctgggtattataaataaggctgctatgaacatagtggagcatgtgtccctattacatgttggagcatcttctgggtatatgcccaagagtggtatagctgggtcctctggtagtactatgtcccaattttctgaggaactgccagactgatttccagagtggttgtaccagcttgcaatcccaccagcaatgcaagaGTGTTCTTATTtcttcacaaccttgccagcatcggctatcacctgagcttttgatcttaaccattctgactggtgtgaggtggaatctaagaattgttttgatttgcatttccctgatgactaaggatgatgaacatttctttaagtttttctcagCCACTCGGTATTGCttagctgagaattctttgtttaactttgtaccccatttttaatagggttatttggttctctggagtctaacttcttgagttctttgtatatattggatattagccctctatcagatataggattggtaaagatcttttcccaatttgttgcatttttgtcttattaacagtgtccttttccttacagaagctctgtaattttatgagatcccatttgctGATTTGTGATCTTACAACACAagtcattggtattctgttcaggaatttttcccctgtgcccatgtgttcgaggctcttccccactttctcctctataagtttcagtgtatctggttttatgtggaagtccttgatctgacctgacctgcaggccaagttatccacttggacttgagctttgtacaaggagataagaatgggtcaatttgcattcttctacatgctaacctccagttgagccagcaccatttgttgaaaatgctgtcttttttccacttgatagttttagctcctttgtcaaaaatcaagtgtccatagctgtgtgggttcatttctgggtcttcaattcggttccattgatctacctgactgtcactgtaccaataccatgcagtttttatcacaattgctctgtagtacagcttaaggtccgggattgtgattccaccagaggttcctttattgttgagtatagtttttgCTCTCCTAGGGTTTTTGTTACTCCGgaaaatttgcaaattgctctttctaactctgtgaagaattgagttggaattttgatggggattgcattgaaNNNNNNNNNNNNNNNNNNNNNNNNNNNNNNNNNNNNNNNNNNNNNNNNNNNNNNNNNNNNNNNNNNNNNNNNNNNNNNNNNNNNNNNNNNNNNNNNNNNNNNNNNNNNNNNNNNNNNNNNNNNNNNNNNNNNNNNNNNNNNNNNNNNNNNNNNNNNNNNNNNNNNNNNNNNNNNNNNNNNNNNNNNNNNNNNNNNNNNNNNNNNNNNNNNNNNNNNNNNNNNNNNNNNNNNNNNNNNNNNNNNNNNNNNNNNNNNNNNNNNNNNNNNNNNNNNNNNNNNNNNNNNNNNNNNNNNNNNNNNNNNNNNNNNNNNNNNNNNNNNNNNNNNNNNNNNNNNNNNNNNNNNNNNNNNNNNNNNNNNNNNNNNNNNNNNNNNNNNNNNNNNNNNNNNNNNNNNNNNNNNNNNNNNNNNNNNNNNNNNNNNNNNNNNNNNNNNNNNNNNNNNNNNNNNNNNNNNNNNNNNNNNNNNNNNNNNNNNNNNNNNNNNNNNNNNNNNNNNNNNNNNNNNNNNNNNNNNNNNNNNNNNNNNNNNNNNNNNNNNNNNNNNNNNNNNNNNNNNNNNggggcaggtatcaggaaccagagccctgaggctctggattagcaaagttcctggaactagctactccatcttttttttggcttgtggcagaggttttccattcctgcttttaggtaaaagctatacattatacattctaagattctccagcctttcagaatttttggggtcccttaagtatattatcatatcatcagcaaatagtgataatttgacttcttcctttccaattcgtatgcctttgatctccttttgttgtctaattgctctggctaggacttcaagtacaatattgaatagataaggagagagtgggcagccttgtctagtccctgattttagtgggactgctttaagtttttctccatttagtttgatgttggctattaaTTTGctttatattgattttactatgtttaggtatgagccttgaattcctgatctttccaagacttttatcatgaaagggtgttggattttgtcaaatgctttctcagtgtccaatgagatgatcatgttttttttttctttgagtttgtttatataatggattatgttgatgtGTTTCTATATGTtataccatccctgcatccctgggataaagcctacttgatcatgatggattatCGTTTTGATAATGTACATTCTGTACATTGTCTTGACTTCATTGTCATCATTTGTACAAACTCTTCATAGTTTACCTGACCGTCCCCTTCAATGTCTGCTTCCCTGACCATTTCATCAACCTCTTCATCTGTTAACTTCTCTTCAAGGTTTGTCATCACATGGCAAAGATCTGCTGCACTAATATAGCCATTGCCATCCTTATCAAACACACAGAATGCTTCTCTAAATTCTTCTTCACTGTCTGTGTCTTTCAGTTTTCTTGCCATCATTCTCAGAAATTCAGGGAAGTCAACTGTGCCATTACCATCCACATCTACTTCATTGATCATGCCCTGCAGCTCTGCTTCTGTGGGGTTCTTCCTCAGGGACCTCATCACTGCCCCCAGCTCCTTTGATGTTATTGTTCCATCCCCATCCTTGTCCAATAGTGAGAAAGCTTCTTTGAACTCTGCAATCTGTTCTTCAGTCAGTTGGTCAGCCATGCTACAAGGGCTACTGGTTTCTGAGACGAGACCAGACAACCACTCGACTCATTCGTTTCACTTGGACtctgtaaattgtttttaaagaaggaagattcaagcaagttacatttttataaaacagataCTAATCAAGCAAATTTACACATTTGTTTATCTTACCTATGAGATCTATCACATTAACAGTCCCAATTTTATACCCCTTTCTATTTCTATGACTTTGTCATGAAACCTCACAATAGCTTCCATCAAAAGATTGAATATACTTTCCTACCAACTGATTATGTATTTAGACAATAGGATGTTAGCTTGTTAGCTGAAGTGATGGGAACAGAAAAAGTGCTTGCATGATTTAAATTATGGGTTCGCACTGTCTACTTGCAATGGCTGTTCTTTGACTAGCTTATTGACtttaggaagaagaaacaatgaaaaacagaGCCTCTGTACTTACATAGACTAAACCTAGAGAAAAGTCCAGAACCTATACTGAAAGTGGCTAGCTGAGAGTGACCAATTTATATGatttatgaattttaatattaagtAATTATCATATTAAGTCACTCAGTTTGAGGTTAGCTTATTAtgcaaatttttatttgattctaaCACTCTCtcactctatgtgtgtgtgtgtgtgtgtggtcatctGTGTAAGTACATTCTTTCTTTGTAGGAATAGATATTTGTGGACAAAATGAAAGGATAAATAGTGAGTTAGCCTGGATTATGGGGATGTAATATAGTTTGGAAAGAGATAAGAGTAGAGTCAATCAAAAAGTAAAACCTAAGTAAATCAATTTACAAGTAGGACTTCTGAAAAATAAAGCTATATATGATTAAAATCCCATCTATATATATTGAGAAGTATATACTGTGTAATGAGTTGAATAACATCCTCCAAAAGACACACCCTTGTATGTATCCACTCACTTGATATGATCTCATTTGGAATAAGGGTCTTTACAGACCTAATTAAGACAATGATCTTCATATGAGGTTATCCTAGATAAGCATGTACCCCAAATGTGGTGACTACCTCCCTATAAGCCACAAAAATCAAGGGCACAGAAACAGAGGGAAGGCAAGGCATGTGACAACAGAAATAGCATGAGGGTAATGCATACATAAGCCACCAGAACCCAGAAGGGGAAAGCAGAATAAATTCTCCTTTAGATCCTCCCAGGGAAAAAAGGCTGAAGTGTTGAATTTAAATAAGTTGAGGAATAAATCTCTGTTGTTTTAAACCAGCAATCTTATGTGCTTTGTTATGGCAACCCTAAGGAACtcttattgaatatatatatatatatatatatatatatatatatatatatatatatgtgtgtgtgtgtgtgtgtgtgtgtgtatatacatatatatactcatatatatatacttatatatatgtatatatatattcatcaatCAGTATGTTGTTCTGTTGTATGTCTCACAAAATTAAGCTTAGAAacttaaataaatagatataagaCGACAGATACAGTAGACAGTTCTTGGCTAATATGGTGGCGACTCATAGATGTCATCTACACGCAGGTTTCTGGGAGACTCAAGCTTTATTTTCCATATGTGTGGCTATTTTCCTTATGATGATAAATGGGCTTGCACCTGACATATGCAGCTGATTTATTGACAGTATGATGGAACAACAGCAAGAGATGCATTTCACAATTGTCAATCCTGCTTTTATCCTACAAAGTTTAcagagaactttctttttttttcttcatctcatTGGTCAGACATGATATCCACATGCAGCAAAGAGACATACAATGTGTTGCTTTGTGTTTAAATTTGTGGTATATTTGTACTCGttttgtattgtgtatgtgtgcatacatgtgtctgGGCATGCTTGTAGATGGAGGTCATGGAGAACATCCTGGAGTCAGttcactccttccaccatgtgggtcctagggattgaactcaggtcatctggcttgatGGCAGGTCtatttactcactgagccatgtctgGGACTTAAGAGTTTGCAATTTGAGCCAGTGTAGTTTCATGACGAGTTAGATGTAAAATTAGGACAGACAGGCACCATCAATGCATAAAAGGAAAATGCAGCTGGcctcaattaaaaagaaatacacaatataaataaattacatgGAAAGACTGCAAAGCAGAATCAAAAAGGACTCCAGGAAAGATAGTAGCGATAAGGTGCTGAGAAAGAGATGAAGGTGTGCTTGTAGAACTCAAGAAATATGgctaataacaaaaacaaacagagaatCCAAACCATAGTTGCAATGTTCACAAAGGATTATGGGTTAGAATGATTGTCACTGTAAATTCAGTGCTTGTAACAGATGTACCACAACCGTCAGGAATGTTTCTAGCAAGAGAAAAGGTGTGGAGTGTGGACACAGTTTTGTATGGAAACTGTACTTCCTACCCATTTGTACTAAGATTCTGACATTGCTTGGAAAAACAAAGTCTACTTTAAAACCCAGAACATCACCTGAtggtggtgttgcacacctttaatcccagcaccttgggacagagaggcagatggatccctgagttcaaggtcagctggtctacatagtgagttccagggatacacagaggaaccctgtcttgaaaaacaaagcagaatgaaacaaagcaaatgaacacAAAAAGAaccaccaacaaacaaacaaaacaaaacaaaatgatgaaaGAACTACCCAAGTACCCACACATACATTTTAGCAAATTTTGACATCTTttccatgat from the Mastomys coucha isolate ucsf_1 chromosome X, UCSF_Mcou_1, whole genome shotgun sequence genome contains:
- the LOC116069997 gene encoding calmodulin-like, whose amino-acid sequence is MADQLTEEQIAEFKEAFSLLDKDGDGTITSKELGAVMRSLRKNPTEAELQGMINEVDVDGNGTVDFPEFLRMMARKLKDTDSEEEFREAFCVFDKDGNGYISAADLCHVMTNLEEKLTDEEVDEMVREADIEGDGQVNYEEFVQMMTMKSRQCTECTLSKR